The following are encoded in a window of Sminthopsis crassicaudata isolate SCR6 chromosome 3, ASM4859323v1, whole genome shotgun sequence genomic DNA:
- the COL8A2 gene encoding collagen alpha-2(VIII) chain — protein sequence MPPGPSPPSLRLLLLLLLTGLRAAAGGGAGGGGYAQVKYVQPIVKGPAGPPFREGKGQYLELPPPMLPMDLKGEPGPPGKPGPRGPPGPPGYPGKPGTGKPGLHGQPGPAGPPGFSRMGKPGVPGVPGKVGSKGEPGPKGEPGLRGDQGLRGLPGPPGLPGPSGIAVTGKPGPQGALGPQGFRGEPGPRGEPGPRGERGLKGDNGVGTPGQPGVPGNGGPPGPPGPPGPMGLGKPGLDGLPGAPGDKGATGAPGGPGQTGEPGALGPRGPPGLDGIGVPGAVGVPGPQGPIGAKGEPGIRGLPGLPGPTGYGKPGLPGLKGERGPAGIPGGLGDTGEPGEDGEPGEPGPQGLMGPPGLPGSMGLPGRHGLPGPKGEAGPSGPPGVPGIRGDQGPSGIVGKPGVVGERGLPGAQGPPGPSGPKGEPGIVGLPGGPGAAGGLGQKGEVGLPGQPGLRGPSGIPGLQGPSGPIGPQGLPGLKGEPGLQGPPGEGRVGEPGLAGPIGPPGIPGNPGLNGPPGPPGPPGPPGPPGGLDEMGIAGLHLPNGGVEGAVLGNGRGAKPQSGLGELSVGVAPAFTAVLTSPFPASGMPVKFDRTLYNGHSGYNPATGIFTCPIGGVYYFAYHVHVKGTSVWVALYKNNVPATYTYDEYKKGYLDQASGGAVLELRTNDQVWVQMPSDQANGLYSTEYIHSSFSGFLLCPT from the exons ATGCCGCCGGGGCCCTCGCCCCCTTCTCTGCGgctgctgttgttgctgctgctgacCGGGTTGCGGGCCGCAGCCGGAGGAGGGGCCGGTGGGGGAGGCTACGCGCAAGTGAAGTACGTGCAGCCCATAGTGAAAGGACCAGCCGGGCCCCCCTTCCGGGAGGGCAAGGGCCAATACCTGG AACTGCCACCACCAATGCTGCCAATGGATCTGAAAGGGGAACCTGGACCACCTGGAAAGCCTGGCCCCCGGGGCCCTCCAGGACCTCCTGGTTACCCGGGAAAGCCAGGTACAGGCAAGCCAGGTCTGCATGGTCAGCCAGGCCCCGCTGGCCCCCCAGGCTTTTCTAGGATGGGTAAGCCAGGTGTCCCAGGTGTCCCAGGAAAGGTGGGCAGCAAGGGCGAGCCAGGTCCAAAAGGTGAGCCAGGCCTTCGGGGGGATCAGGGCCTTCGAGGACTGCCAGGACCTCCCGGACTTCCAGGCCCATCAGGCATTGCTGTTACTGGCAAACCAGGCCCACAGGGCGCTCTAGGTCCACAAGGTTTTAGGGGGGAACCAGGCCCCAGAGGAGAGCCAGGACCTCGCGGGGAAAGAGGCCTCAAGGGAGATAATGGGGTGGGCACACCAGGCCAACCAGGTGTTCCAGGAAATGGAGGTCCCCCTGGCCCTCCAGGACCTCCAGGTCCTATGGGCTTGGGCAAACCTGGCCTGGATGGCCTTCCAGGAGCCCCAGGAGATAAGGGAGCTACTGGGGCCCCTGGGGGACCAGGACAAACCGGGGAACCAGGAGCTCTGGGCCCAAGGGGTCCCCCGGGACTAGATGGCATTGGGGTACCTGGGGCAGTAGGTGTACCTGGGCCCCAGGGGCCTATAGGTGCAAAGGGGGAACCTGGGATCAGGGGCCTTCCTGGCCTGCCAGGCCCTACAGGCTATGGGAAACCAGGGCTCCCAGGCCTCAAAGGAGAAAGAGGCCCAGCAGGGATCCCAGGAGGACTGGGTGACACAGGTGAGCCAGGAGAGGATGGTGAGCCAGGTGAACCAGGACCTCAGGGCCTCATGGGCCCTCCTGGCCTTCCCGGGTCCATGGGACTACCAGGGAGGCATGGGCTACCTGGACCCAAAGGGGAAGCAGGGCCAAGTGGTCCTCCAGGGGTGCCTGGGATCCGTGGTGATCAGGGCCCAAGTGGTATTGTGGGAAAACCTGGAGTTGTTGGAGAAAGGGGATTACCTGGAGCACAGGGACCTCCAGGGCCAAGTGGGCCCAAGGGAGAACCAGGCATCGTTGGGCTTCCTGGGGGACCAGGTGCAGCAGGAGGGCTGGGACAGAAAGGGGAGGTAGGCCTTCCAGGGCAGCCTGGATTGAGAGGACCCTCAGGGATTCCTGGGCTTCAGGGCCCATCAGGTCCCATCGGACCCCAGGGTCTTCCAGGCCTGAAAGGGGAACCAGGTCTCCAAGGTCCTCCTGGGGAAGGCAGAGTGGGTGAGCCAGGCTTAGCTGGACCTATAGGCCCCCCTGGCATCCCAGGAAACCCGGGTCTTAATGGCCCCCCAGGGCCTCCAGGGCCCCCTGGACCCCCTGGGCCCCCAGGGGGGTTAGATGAGATGGGTATCGCAGGGCTGCACTTGCCCAATGGGGGGGTTGAGGGGGCAGTGCTAGGCAATGGCAGAGGGGCCAAACCGCAGTCTGGTCTCGGGGAACTGTCCGTGGGTGTGGCCCCAGCTTTTACTGCTGTGCTCACTTCTCCCTTCCCGGCTTCGGGGATGCCAGTCAAATTTGACCGGACACTGTACAATGGCCACAGCGGGTACAACCCCGCCACGGGAATCTTCACCTGCCCCATCGGCGGCGTCTATTACTTTGCTTACCACGTGCACGTGAAGGGCACCAGCGTGTGGGTGGCGCTCTATAAGAACAATGTGCCGGCCACCTACACCTATGACGAGTACAAGAAGGGCTACCTGGACCAGGCGTCGGGCGGGGCGGTGCTCGAGCTGCGCACCAACGACCAGGTCTGGGTGCAGATGCCCTCAGACCAGGCCAACGGCCTCTACTCCACCGAGTACATCCACTCGTCCTTCTCCGGCTTCCTGCTCTGCCCTACATAA